Proteins found in one Triticum aestivum cultivar Chinese Spring chromosome 4D, IWGSC CS RefSeq v2.1, whole genome shotgun sequence genomic segment:
- the LOC123098010 gene encoding uncharacterized protein, whose protein sequence is MGFFTKSTSKQTAKLKSLVKLAVARLAVVRRPRLGRRSIARGDVAQLLSIGHLDRALARAEQVMEEDSMLEGLDIIEHYCKILVEHSAQLEKPKECGEEIKAAAAGLIFASARCGELPELLDARAILASKFGREFERAAKEGSQVVVNPTLVQRLSGQKASAEQQRRLAREIAAENGILLDFPDSPGEVHQSKQSEQAKNVPAPAPAGKSVEQFEVRTETSEVQRRQRLADDNMSRPNLARQRAEEKASRESKKYDDVRMAAEAAFESASFAAMAARAAVELSRTESQGKGPRGGGRGHDKVHPLQSSGATERETRPPGRPQKPPSPSPSPSWSDKSTVSSVWSDAPARDAPSPPKGKSIVFDRSDGEDDDVVEDLVWTPQLQRQHNRRTVSAMGMDGGGGNTHGARRSEFQDSVPSGSEDARPAHRRYASEHAGGGAHREAQEQPGQYRAPPYRRSPVADAASNGGAYESSAFVARAPYGRITSALEGGNKHIARHEEVRRMGTDARVLQEQVYGSAAPGPGRVPLTPDRRAISVRTRR, encoded by the exons ATGGGGTTCTTCACCAAGAGCACCTCCAAGCAGACCGCCAAGCTCAAGTCCCTCGTCAAGCTCGCCGTCGCgcgcctcgccgtcgtccgccgGCCCCGCCTCGGCCGCCGCTCCATTGCGCGCGGCGACGTCGCGCAGCTCCTCTCCATTGGCCACCTCGACCGCGCTCTCGCCAGG gcggaGCAGGTCATGGAGGAGGACAGCATGCTGGAGGGGCTCGACATCATCGAGCACTACTGCAAGATCCTCGTCGAGCACTCCGCCCAGCTGGAGAAGCCCAA AGAGTGCGGCGAGGAgatcaaggcggcggcggcggggctgattTTCGCGTCGGCGCGCTGCGGCGAGCTGCCGGAGCTGCTGGACGCGCGCGCCATCCTGGCAAGCAAGTTCGGCCGGGAATTCGAGAGGGCGGCCAAGGAGGGCTCCCAGGTCGTCGTCAATCCCACG TTAGTGCAGAGGTTATCTGGCCAGAAGGCGAGCGCGGAGCAGCAGAGGAGGTTGGCCAGGGAGATCGCCGCCGAGAACGGCATCTTGCTCGACTTCCCCGACAGCCCGGGAGAGGTTCATCAG AGTAAGCAGAGTGAACAAGCCAAGAAcgtgccggcgccggcgccggctggGAAATCTGTCGAACAGTTTGAGGTCAGGACCGAAACTTCCGAG GTGCAGAGGAGACAGAGGCTTGCCGATGATAACATGAGCCGGCCGAACCTTGCCCGGCAGAGAGCAGAGGAGAAGGCGTCGAGGGAATCCAAGAAGTACGACGATGTCAGGATGGCGGCGGAGGCAGCGTTCGAGTCAGCGTCGTTCGCTGCCATGGCTGCCCGGGCGGCCGTGGAGCTGTCCCGGACGGAGTCGCAGGGGAAGGGACCGAGAGGCGGCGGCCGCGGGCACGATAAGGTCCATCCTTTGCAGAGTTCTGGAGCAACCGAGCGGGAGACGCGGCCGCCGGGGAGGCCCCAGAagcctccgtctccgtcgccgtcaccgTCGTGGAGCGACAAGAGCACGGTCTCCTCGGTATGGTCGGACGCACCAGCACGGGACGCGCCGTCACCGCCGAAGGGGAAGAGCATTGTGTTCGACCGGAGCGACGGAGAGGACGACGATGTCGTGGAGGACCTCGTCTGGACTCCGCAGCTGCAACGGCAACACAACAGGAGGACGGTGTCCGCAATGGggatggatggcggcggcggcaacaCGCACGGCGCGCGGCGCTCGGAGTTCCAGGACAGCGTGCCCAGCGGCTCGGAAGACGCGCGGCCGGCGCACAGGAGGTACGCCTCGGAGCACGCCGGCGGGGGCGCGCACCGCGAGGCCCAGGAGCAGCCCGGCCAGTACAGAGCCCCTCCGTACAGAAGGAGCCCCGTGGCCGACGCGGCCAGCAACGGCGGCGCGTACGAGAGCTCGGCGTTCGTGGCCCGCGCGCCGTACGGGAGGATCACGTCTGCGCTGGAGGGCGGCAACAAGCACATCGCGCGGCACGAGGAGGTGCGCAGGATGGGCACCGACGCGCGGGTGCTCCAGGAGCAGGTGTACGGCTCCGCCGCCCCCGGGCCGGGGCGCGTGCCCCTGACGCCGGACAGGAGGGCCATCTCGGTGCGCACCAGGAGATGA